The Lycium barbarum isolate Lr01 chromosome 12, ASM1917538v2, whole genome shotgun sequence genome includes a region encoding these proteins:
- the LOC132621194 gene encoding catalase isozyme 1: MDPYKYRPSSTYNSPFCTTNSGAPVFNNNSSLTVGPRGPVLLEDYHLVEKLANFDRERIAERVVHARGASAKGFFEVTHDITHLTCADFLRAPGVQTPVIVRFSTVIHERGSPETLRDPRGFAVKFYTREGNFDLVGNNFPVFFIRDGMKFPDMVHALKPNPKSHIQENWRVLDFFSHHPESLHMFSFLFDDIGIPQDYRHMDGSGVHTFTLINKAGKSTYVKFHWKPTCGVKSLLEEDAIKVGGANHSHATQDLYDSIAAGNYPEWKLFIQTMDPDHEDRFDFDPLDVTKTWPEDILPLQPVGRLVLNKNIDNFFNENEQLAFCPSLVVPGVYYTDDKMLQTRIFSYSDTQRYRLGPNYLQLPANAPKCAHHNNHYDGSMNFMHRDEEIDYFPSRYDPVRHAEKYPIPTTMCTGKREKCIIQKENNFKQAGERYRTFTPDRQERFIRRWVEALSDPRITYEIRSIWISYWSQADKSLGQKLASRLNVRPSI; encoded by the exons ATGGATCCTTACAAg TACCGTCCATCAAGTACCTACAATTCTCCATTCTGCACCACTAATTCTGGTGCTCCTGTATTTAACAACAATTCATCTCTTACTGTTGGTCCCAGAG GTCCTGTGTTGCTTGAGGATTACCATTTGGTGGAGAAACTTGCCAACTTTGACAGGGAACGTATTGCGGAACGTGTTGTTCATGCCCGAGGTGCTAGTGCCAAAGGGTTCTTTGAAGTTACCCATGACATTACTCATCTTACCTGTGCCGATTTCCTTCGAGCTCCTGGTGTCCAGACTCCGGTCATTGTGAGATTCTCTACTGTTATTCATGAGAGGGGTAGTCCTGAAACTCTGAGGGACCCTCGTGGTTTCGCTGTCAAGTTCTACACCAGAGAG GGAAACTTTGATCTGGTAGGGAACAACTTCCCGGTCTTCTTCATCCGTGATGGAATGAAGTTCCCTGACATGGTCCATGCTCTGAAACCAAATCCTAAGTCCCATATCCAGGAGAATTGGAGGGTCCTTGATTTCTTCTCTCATCATCCTGAAAGCCTGCACATGTTCTCTTTCCTCTTCGACGATATTGGTATTCCACAAGATTACAGGCACATGGACGGATCTGGTGTCCACACATTCACATTGATCAATAAGGCTGGGAAATCAACCTATGTGAAGTTCCACTGGAAGCCCACATGCGGTGTCAAGTCCTTGTTGGAAGAAGATGCAATCAAAGTCGGAGGAGCAAATCACAGCCACGCTACTCAGGACCTCTATGACTCTATTGCAGCTGGAAATTATCCCGAATGGAAGCTCTTTATTCAGACTATGGATCCTGATCACGAAGACAGATTTGATTTTGATCCACTCGATGTGACAAAAACTTGGCCAGAGGATATCTTGCCTTTGCAGCCGGTGGGAAGATTAGTTCTGAACAAGAACATTGATAACTTCTTTAATGAGAATGAGCAGCTAGCTTTCTGCCCTTCTCTTGTGGTTCCAGGGGTTTATTACACAGACGATAAGATGCTTCAAACTCGTATTTTCTCCTACTCTGACACTCAGAGGTACCGACTTGGACCAAACTATTTGCAACTTCCTGCTAATGCTCCAAAGTGTGcccatcacaacaaccactatgATGGCTCTATGAATTTTATGCACAGGGATGAGGAG ATCGACTACTTTCCTTCAAGATATGATCCTGTTCGCCATGCTGAGAAGTATCCTATTCCTACTACAATGTGCACTGGCAAACGCGAGAAG TGCATCATTCAGAAAGAGAACAATTTCAAGCAAGCAGGAGAAAGGTACCGCACATTCACACCTGACAG GCAAGAACGCTTTATTCGTCGGTGGGTGGAGGCCTTGTCTGATCCTCGTATCACTTATGAAATACGCAGCATTTGGATCTCGTACTGGTCTCAG GCTGACAAATCTCTGGGTCAAAAGCTTGCTTCTAGGCTTAATGTGAGACCAAGCATATGA
- the LOC132623114 gene encoding dirigent protein 19-like, whose amino-acid sequence MALSVCYSSFLPYLLLFVLLTSEASSTNHHHHHHHHQHHHHNELKSIHFTLFQQETINKTAYGIVKGVAGAAISQTATPFGTVYVFQDPLTLKANSNSKIVGIAEGTSITSSLDGLQSISIAKITLKMKHYKGSISVVGGTHNTKPSNHPVVGGTGDFLFVQGYVTSSPVDLAGMTVTYKIQFHLYWPPYAIPSHSI is encoded by the coding sequence ATGGCTCTCTCTGTATGCTACTCTTCTTTTCTGCCTTATCTACTTCTTTTCGTCCTCTTGACTAGTGAGGCTAGCTCAACTAATcaccaccatcaccaccaccatcaccaGCACCACCACCACAATGAACTCAAATCTATCCATTTTACTCTCTTTCAACAGGAAACCATAAATAAAACAGCATATGGTATAGTGAAAGGTGTTGCAGGAGCGGCCATTAGCCAAACCGCAACCCCTTTTGGCACCGTATATGTCTTCCAAGATCCTCTAACTCTAAAAGCCAATTCAAACTCAAAGATAGTAGGGATAGCTGAAGGAACATCGATAACATCCTCATTGGATGGACTGCAGAGCATCTCTATTGCTAAAATCACTTTGAAAATGAAGCATTACAAAGGCTCAATATCAGTTGTGGGAGGCACACACAATACAAAGCCATCTAACCATCCTGTTGTTGGAGGCACTGGTGATTTTCTGTTCGTTCAAGGTTACGTGACATCTTCTCCGGTGGATCTGGCTGGGATGACTGTTACTTATAAGATCCAGTTTCACCTCTATTGGCCTCCCTATGCCATTCCAAGTCATTCCATTTAA
- the LOC132623112 gene encoding phosphoinositide phosphatase SAC6-like, with product MMEKGDPSQKLYTRMRLWEFPDQYVVEPTDGSCGSCLEISRVDGSVKLIDEVPECSSVRVPKIQKIFGVIGILKLLAGSYVLVITDRECVGSYFGHPIFKVSSMKFFPCDHSLKNSTAEQKNMEAQFSALLNVAERTPGLYFSYDVNITLSAQRLHDLGDESKMLPLWRQADPRFVWNNYMMEQLIDNKLDPFLLPVVQGSFHNFQAAIGKDIIDVTLIARRCNRRAGTRMWRRGADSDGFVANFVESEQIIQLKGYTASFVQVRGSIPLLWNQIVDLTYKPKFEIVRIIEAPRVVERHYLDLRKKYGNVLSIDLVNKHGGEGRLSEKFANAMQHIAADDVRYLHFDFHHICGHVHFERLSILYDQIEDFFIKNRYFLLNEKGEKVELQLGILRTNCIDCLDHTNVTQSMLGRKMLEFQLRRLGTFDAEETISSHPNLDESFKFLWANHGDDISIQYSGTPALKGDFVRYGHRTAQGILADGCNALTRYYLNNFVDGTKQDAVDLLQGHYILSVTRDMKQSSQKGGMETKASFPLALALILTGLFFAMLSLRKVRHDLRSLLYAMVWASISLGIAAFVRANGRMFCNRPSLHQSRR from the exons ATGATGGAGAAGGGAGATCCTTCACAGAAACTTTATACAAGGATGCGACTTTGGGAATTTCCAGATCAGTATGTTGTTGAGCCTACTGATGGATCCTGCGGTTCGTGCTTGGAAATCAGTCGCGTTGATGGGTCTGTGAAACTAATAG ATGAGGTTCCAGAATGCAGTTCGGTTCGTGTTCCGAAAATTCAGAAAATATTTGGTGTTATAGGCATACTAAAGCTTCTGGCTG GTTCATATGTACTGGTCATAACAGATCGTGAATGTGTTGGATCTTACTTCGGGCACCCTATCTTTAAAGTTTCATCGATGAAATTTTTTCCTTGCGATCACTCTCTCAAGAATTCTACTGCTGAACAG AAAAACATGGAAGCTCAGTTTTCTGCACTACTTAATGTTGCAGAGAGGACTCCTGGTCTGTACTTCTCTTATGATGTCAATATAACATTGAG TGCTCAGCGACTGCATGATTTGGGTGATGAATCCAAGATGCTTCCTCTCTGGAGACAA GCAGACCCTCGATTTGTTTGGAACAACTATATGATGGAACAGCTGATAGATAACAAG CTTGACCCGTTCTTGCTTCCTGTTGTCCAAGGCA GTTTTCACAATTTTCAAGCTGCAATTGGAAAAGACATTATTGATGTTACGCTAATTGCAAGGAGGTGCAACAGGAGAGCTG GCACTCGAATGTGGAGAAGAGGGGCTGATTCTGATGGATTTGTTGCAAATTTTGTGGAAAGTGAACAAATTATCCAGTTGAAAGGGTATACAGCATCATTTGTTCAG GTCAGAGGGTCAATCCCATTACTGTGGAATCAGATTGTTGATTTGACATATAAGCCCAAGTTTGAGATAGTGAGAATTATAGAAGCA CCTAGAGTTGTTGAGAGACACTACCTGGATCTGAGAAAAAAGTACGGAAATGTTCTATCAATTGATCTCGTCAATAAG CATGGAGGAGAAGGACGCTTAAGTGAAAAGTTCGCAAATGCAATGCAGCATATTGCTGCTGATGATGTGAG ATACTTGCACTTTGATTTTCACCACATATGTGGACATGTTCATTTTGAGCGTCTTTCCATCCTCTATGATCAAATTGAGGATTTCTTCATAAAAAATAG GTACTTTCTATTAAACGAGAAAGGTGAGAAAGTTGAGCTGCAACTTGGAATTTTGAGGACCAACTGCATTGACTGCTTAGACCATACAAATGTAACTCAG AGTATGCTAGGTCGGAAAATGCTTGAATTCCAACTCAGAAGGCTTGGTACTTTTGATGCTGAAGAAACTATTAGCTCACACCCCAACCTTGACGAAAGCTTCAAATTCT TGTGGGCCAACCATGGGGATGATATAAGCATCCAGTATTCTGGCACTCCTGCTTTAAAGGGAGATTTTGTCAG ATATGGTCACAGAACAGCCCAGGGGATTCTCGCTGATGGATGTAATGCCCTAACACGATACTACTTGAACAACTTTGTTGACGGTACAAAACAG GATGCAGTTGATTTGTTGCAAGGACACTATATTCTGTCTGTCACTCGAGATATGAAACAGTCATCCCAAAAAGGAGGCATGGAGACTAAAGCC TCATTTCCTCTGGCATTGGCGCTGATATTGACGGGGTTATTCTTTGCTATGTTGTCGCTAAGGAAAG TTCGACATGATCTACGGAGTCTGCTATATGCAATGGTTTGGGCAAGCATAAGTTTGGGCATAGCTGCTTTTGTGAGAGCCAATGGTCGAATGTTCTGTAATAGGCCTAGCCTGCACCAATCAAGGCGTTGA